A window of the Ostrea edulis chromosome 1, xbOstEdul1.1, whole genome shotgun sequence genome harbors these coding sequences:
- the LOC125664649 gene encoding uncharacterized protein LOC125664649 encodes MVIFLTKIAPASCHTAYTRCRKLKWQRALHRHDLPKNVLVCSTHFVDGRPTARNPTPSLNLGYKAPVKVGRRLLKRKFVAQKLEMVGTDGSEHEKQQKVVAAADDVETLNIIQTEPTMTSFSTQTSITESRSAGTQWIDPTLHEHEYARPCISGARDTGTQTRPSETEDKGVNCSTLHIPLTTADISSDSLALLYTGLPLNTFRTFVSVMQNMDDSLKFTMPVSEQVLLVLMKLRFNLLFADLANRFGISESYACTIFNQRLSFMASKLKNLIVWLPRETIRATMPKSFCENYPKTTVIIDCAETFIQRAKNLKTRGETYSHCKSNNTGKYLVGIAPHGQIMFISKGFGGRSSDNAIVEESGIFNYLLPGDEIMTDRGFTIDDLLFPLKVKLNIPAFTKGKEEDVTETRRIATVRIHVERAIRRLKVIRMLSQVVPVTSVKKLSDYLIVCAALVNLRSDLIKDKDDN; translated from the exons ATGGTGATATTCCTCACAAAGATTGCCCCTGCGTCGTGCCATACAGCCTACACACGTTGCCGAAAACTGAAATGGCAGCGGGCATTACATCGACACGATTTGCCAAAGAATGTGTTGGTGTGTTCAACGCATTTTGTTGACGGGCGACCAACAGCACGAAACCCAACACCCAGTCTGAATTTAG GTTATAAAGCTCCCGTCAAAGTTGGTCGTCGACTTCTGAAGAGAAAGTTTGTTGCACAGAAATTAGAGATGGTGGGAACAGATgg GAGTGAACATGAAAAGCAACAAAAGGTGGTTGCTGCTGCAGATGATGTTGAAACTCTCAACATTATTCAAACTGAACCAACGATGACATCTTTTTCAACGCAGACGAGCATAACAGAAAGCAGATCTGCAGGCACACAGTGGATAGATCCCACACTACATGAGCATGAATATGCTAGGCCGTGCATTTCAGGAGCCAGGGATACAGGAACACAGACGAGACCCAGTGAGACCGAGGACAAAGGAGTAAACTGTAGCACTCTGCATATACCCCTCACCACTGCTGACATATCATCTGACTCCTTAGCTTTGTTATACACAGGACTGCCTTTAAACACTTTCAGAACATTTGTGAGTGTAATGCAAAATATGGACGACTCATTGAAGTTTACCATGCCCGTTTCAGAACAAGTTTTGTTGGTGCTAATGAAATTAAGGTTTAATCTACTGTTTGCAGATCTTGCCAATAGATTTGGAATATCCGAGTCTTATGCGTGCACCATTTTCAATCAAAGACTCTCTTTTATGGcttcaaaactgaaaaacttAATTGTTTGGCTTCCACGTGAAACAATTAGAGCCACCATGCCAAAATCTTTTTGTGAGAACTATCCGAAAACCACAGTCATAATTGATTGCGCTGAAACTTTCATCCAACGAGCAAAAAACTTGAAGACAAGAGGAGAAACATACAGCCACTGCAAGTCCAACAACACAGGAAAGTATTTGGTTGGTATTGCACCACATGGACAGATTATGTTTATATCTAAAGGCTTTGGAGGAAGATCTAGTGATAATGCAATTGTGGAAGAGTCTGGCATTTTCAATTACCTTCTTCCTGGGGATGAAATTATGACGGATCGAGGTTTTACCATTGATGACTTACTCTTTCCCTTGAAAGTGAAACTTAATATTCCAGCTTTTACGAAAGGTAAAGAAGAGGATGTAACAGAGACGAGACGAATTGCCACTGTACGGATTCATGTGGAACGGGCTATTAGACGTTTAAAAGTGATCCGCATGCTTAGTCAGGTAGTTCCCGTTACCTCTGTTAAGAAACTCAGTGACTACTTGATTGTTTGTGCTGCATTGGTTAATCTGAGATCTGACCTTATCAAAGATAAAGATGATAACTGA